One Deltaproteobacteria bacterium genomic window carries:
- a CDS encoding histidine--tRNA ligase, whose protein sequence is MTDLAPPRGTRDFYPDDMRLRAWLFERFRSTALAFGFEEVDAPVVEHAELYLRKAGEEIVEQLYHFQLHDRHLALRPELTPSLARMVMARQGALRLPLRWFAIPQCWRYERLQRGRRREHYQWNMDVWGEADVTAEAELIAAIFHALDAMGLAAGDVRMRVNHRALLEESLRAGVLAKRPDAFAPLCVIVDKLTKIGRDAVIDQLTEASGAVQLARAEGEAVVALLEARGLDDAARLAGAASPALAQLRRLFELLAAYGVADRVAFDASVVRGLAYYTGVVFEAFDTAGELRAVCGGGRYDRLVETLGGKPLPAVGFGFGDAVIAELLAERGKLPTLTRALDAVVFPLGDDERPAAVRLARALRAQGKTVELVLSNLKPKRVFADANKAGARHVYLIGPEERARGVVRVKDLATEEQRDEALQDGGIT, encoded by the coding sequence GTGACCGACCTCGCCCCGCCGCGCGGCACGCGCGACTTCTACCCCGACGACATGCGCCTGCGCGCGTGGCTGTTCGAGCGCTTTCGCAGCACCGCGCTCGCGTTCGGCTTCGAGGAGGTGGACGCGCCCGTCGTCGAGCACGCCGAGCTCTACCTGCGCAAGGCCGGCGAGGAGATCGTCGAGCAGCTCTACCACTTCCAGCTCCACGACCGGCACCTCGCGCTGCGCCCCGAGCTGACGCCCTCGCTCGCGCGCATGGTGATGGCGCGCCAGGGCGCGCTGCGGCTCCCGCTGCGCTGGTTCGCAATCCCACAGTGCTGGCGCTACGAGCGCCTGCAGCGCGGGCGCCGCCGCGAGCACTACCAGTGGAACATGGACGTCTGGGGCGAGGCCGACGTCACCGCCGAGGCCGAGCTGATCGCCGCGATCTTCCACGCGCTCGACGCGATGGGGCTCGCGGCGGGCGACGTGCGCATGCGCGTGAACCACCGCGCGCTGCTGGAGGAGAGCCTGCGCGCGGGCGTGCTGGCGAAGCGGCCCGACGCGTTCGCGCCGCTGTGCGTGATCGTGGACAAGCTCACGAAGATCGGGCGCGACGCCGTGATCGACCAGCTCACGGAGGCGAGCGGCGCGGTGCAGCTCGCGCGCGCCGAAGGCGAGGCGGTCGTGGCGCTGCTCGAAGCGCGCGGCCTCGACGACGCCGCGCGGCTCGCCGGCGCGGCGTCCCCCGCGCTCGCACAGCTGCGGCGCCTGTTCGAGCTGCTCGCGGCGTATGGCGTCGCGGATCGCGTCGCCTTCGACGCCTCGGTCGTGCGCGGGCTCGCGTACTACACGGGCGTCGTGTTCGAGGCCTTCGACACAGCGGGCGAGCTGCGCGCCGTATGCGGCGGCGGCCGCTACGACCGCCTCGTCGAGACGCTCGGCGGCAAGCCCCTGCCGGCGGTCGGCTTCGGCTTCGGCGACGCCGTGATCGCCGAGCTGCTCGCCGAGCGCGGCAAGCTGCCCACCCTGACCCGCGCGCTCGACGCGGTCGTGTTCCCGCTCGGCGACGACGAGCGGCCCGCGGCCGTGCGGCTCGCCCGCGCGCTGCGCGCCCAGGGGAAAACCGTCGAGCTCGTGCTCAGCAACCTGAAGCCGAAGCGGGTGTTCGCCGATGCGAACAAAGCCGGCGCGCGGCACGTTTATCTGATCGGGCCCGAAGAGCGCGCACGCGGTGTCGTGCGTGTGAAAGACTTGGCCACGGAAGAGCAGCGCGACGAAGCGCTGCAAGACGGGGGAATCACCTAA
- the xth gene encoding exodeoxyribonuclease III: MTLHRILSWNVNGLRACDAKGFRRWLDRSDAEIVGVQEVRAQHADLPQRLAAPRGWHTHFVAAERAGYSGVGLYARRAPEAVHTSLEQRAFDAEGRVQLARFGRLVVANVYFPNGNGKERDNSRVPFKLRFYKRVFERLEKLRADGAHVLAMGDFNTTHTDLDLARPKENRKTSGCLPNERRELARWLAAGWVDTFRAFEPDGGHYSWWSQRFGVRAKNIGWRIDYVLASSEAMPFVRAAFIQASVRGSDHAPVGVDVEGGIFGA, from the coding sequence ATGACCCTCCACCGCATCCTCAGCTGGAACGTGAACGGCCTGCGCGCGTGCGACGCGAAAGGCTTTCGGCGCTGGCTCGATCGCAGCGACGCCGAGATCGTGGGCGTGCAGGAAGTGCGCGCGCAGCACGCCGACCTGCCGCAGCGGCTCGCGGCGCCGCGCGGCTGGCACACACACTTCGTCGCGGCCGAGCGCGCCGGCTACAGCGGAGTCGGCCTCTACGCGCGGCGCGCGCCGGAGGCGGTGCATACCTCACTCGAGCAGCGCGCCTTCGACGCCGAGGGCCGCGTGCAGCTCGCGCGCTTCGGGCGGCTCGTCGTCGCGAACGTCTACTTCCCCAACGGCAACGGGAAAGAGCGCGACAACTCGCGCGTGCCGTTCAAGCTGCGCTTCTACAAGCGCGTGTTCGAGCGGCTCGAGAAGCTGCGCGCGGACGGCGCGCACGTGCTCGCGATGGGCGACTTCAACACCACGCACACCGATCTCGATCTCGCGCGCCCGAAGGAGAACCGCAAGACGAGCGGCTGCCTTCCGAACGAGCGCCGCGAGCTCGCGCGCTGGCTCGCGGCCGGCTGGGTCGACACGTTCCGCGCGTTCGAGCCGGACGGCGGGCACTACTCGTGGTGGAGCCAGCGCTTCGGCGTGCGCGCAAAGAACATCGGCTGGCGCATCGACTACGTGCTCGCGTCGTCCGAAGCGATGCCGTTCGTGCGCGCCGCGTTCATCCAAGCGAGCGTGCGCGGCAGCGACCACGCGCCCGTCGGCGTGGACGTCGAGGGCGGGATCTTCGGCGCCTGA
- a CDS encoding VCBS repeat-containing protein, translating into MQLRLSLVPVAAAFALAACGGDDAAPADASGAAESAASAAPAAAPATPADLPRGLLLALSTFRNGDDGKPIPQSELVVVTRSGGAWNAASVSDPDSNVFHKAMVVDLPGHGPSLVTLGAMKAAVKRWQKGDAGLAPAETLWEAKFGGTFDRMRDGEAADLFGDGKQALAIATHDQGVVAVLRAQEGGGWAATELDRKPDTFVHEIELGDLDGDGVREIYATPSAPNKLDGSPQPGEVVRFVPGKGEGRAVVADLGMRHAKEILVADVDGDGRDELYVSVEAAEGGNLEVKRYDAGTDPTAGAVVVTLADPMCRFLTAGDLDGDGKQEMVVAAKDTGLWLARPGADAKAPWTTEHIDADSKGFEHAALLTDLDGDGVDELYVANDKAKQLNRYVWANGKAQRETIYTSASPNAVLTWNLMPAPVELVK; encoded by the coding sequence ATGCAACTCCGCCTCTCGCTCGTGCCCGTTGCCGCTGCGTTCGCTCTCGCCGCGTGCGGCGGTGACGATGCTGCGCCCGCCGATGCTTCCGGCGCGGCGGAATCCGCAGCGAGCGCCGCCCCCGCAGCCGCGCCCGCGACGCCCGCCGATCTCCCGCGCGGCCTGCTCCTCGCGCTCAGCACGTTCCGCAACGGCGACGACGGCAAGCCCATCCCGCAATCCGAGCTCGTGGTCGTGACGCGCAGCGGCGGCGCCTGGAACGCGGCCTCGGTCAGCGACCCCGACAGCAACGTGTTCCACAAGGCGATGGTCGTGGACCTGCCGGGCCACGGGCCGTCGCTGGTCACGCTCGGCGCGATGAAGGCCGCGGTGAAGCGCTGGCAGAAGGGCGACGCGGGGCTCGCGCCCGCCGAGACGCTCTGGGAGGCGAAGTTCGGCGGCACCTTCGACCGCATGCGCGACGGCGAGGCCGCGGACCTGTTCGGCGATGGCAAGCAGGCGCTCGCGATCGCGACGCACGACCAGGGCGTCGTCGCCGTGCTGCGCGCGCAGGAAGGCGGCGGCTGGGCCGCGACCGAGCTCGACCGCAAGCCCGACACCTTCGTGCACGAGATCGAGCTCGGCGATCTCGACGGCGACGGCGTGCGCGAGATCTACGCCACGCCGAGCGCGCCCAACAAGCTCGACGGCTCGCCGCAGCCCGGTGAGGTGGTGCGCTTCGTGCCGGGCAAGGGCGAGGGGCGAGCGGTCGTGGCCGACCTCGGCATGCGCCACGCGAAGGAGATTCTCGTCGCCGACGTCGACGGCGATGGCCGCGACGAGCTCTACGTCTCGGTCGAGGCCGCCGAGGGCGGGAACCTCGAGGTGAAGCGCTACGACGCCGGCACCGATCCCACCGCGGGCGCGGTCGTGGTGACTCTCGCCGACCCGATGTGCCGCTTCCTCACCGCGGGTGATCTCGATGGCGACGGCAAGCAGGAGATGGTCGTCGCGGCGAAGGACACCGGCCTCTGGCTCGCGCGCCCCGGCGCGGACGCAAAGGCGCCCTGGACGACGGAGCACATCGACGCGGACTCGAAGGGCTTCGAGCACGCCGCGCTGCTCACCGACCTCGACGGCGACGGCGTGGACGAGCTGTACGTCGCGAACGACAAGGCGAAGCAGCTGAACCGCTACGTGTGGGCGAACGGCAAGGCGCAGCGCGAGACGATCTACACGAGCGCGTCGCCGAACGCGGTGCTCACGTGGAACCTGATGCCCGCGCCGGTGGAGCTGGTGAAGTAG
- a CDS encoding substrate-binding domain-containing protein, producing MRRTAFALAFALALAPRAAEAEEIAVIVHRERAVSLDADELAQIYLKQRRYWKDGARIVPLNHAASSPLREAFTRAVLALTPAQLSRYWSRQYFEGVQPPATLASDEAVLRFVASEKRAIGYVHASAVNASVRVVLRLQSEAPAQR from the coding sequence ATGCGGCGCACGGCGTTCGCCCTCGCGTTCGCGCTCGCGCTCGCGCCGCGCGCAGCCGAGGCAGAGGAGATCGCGGTGATCGTGCATCGCGAGCGCGCGGTGAGCCTCGATGCGGACGAGCTCGCGCAGATCTACTTGAAGCAGCGCCGCTACTGGAAGGACGGCGCGCGCATCGTGCCGCTCAATCACGCCGCGAGCAGCCCGCTGCGCGAGGCCTTCACGCGCGCGGTGCTCGCGCTCACGCCGGCGCAGCTGAGCCGCTACTGGAGCCGCCAGTACTTCGAAGGCGTACAGCCGCCGGCCACGCTGGCGTCGGACGAGGCGGTGCTGCGCTTCGTTGCCAGCGAGAAGCGCGCGATCGGTTACGTGCACGCGAGCGCCGTGAACGCGAGCGTGCGCGTGGTGCTGAGGCTGCAAAGCGAGGCTCCTGCGCAGCGCTGA
- the speA gene encoding biosynthetic arginine decarboxylase, producing MHAWTIRDSLELYNVQNWGRGFFSVNDAGQLEVRPRGETGPAIPLPALVEDLRQRGLRSPMLLRFPDILNARVKRIADAFSSASAAYSYNGKFRGVYPIKVNQQRRVVEELVSFGAEYGIGLEAGSKPELLIALALLDTPNALIICNGYKDRAYIETALLAQRLGRTPVIVIDRFHEIELVVKVASELGIKPHIGIRAKLQSKGAGKWIDSTGDKSKFGLTASEIVDAVEQLRASDMLDCLELLHFHIGSQITAIRAHKDALREATRIFVGLHELGAKPRILDVGGGLGVDYDGSQTNFHSSKNYTVQEYANDVLASVQEACDGAGIPHPDIVTEAGRWMVAHHALLVFDVLGASEVRIGRKPEPMKDDDPKVLKDLHEVWSGVNKKNVLESFHDAMQIKEDAATLFNVGQLDLRARARVERLFWDCCEKIQKIAADLKEVPEELEELEKGLADTYYGNLSVFQSAPDHWAVKQLFPVMPIQRLHEKPTRRAIIADLTCDSDGKIDQFIDQHDVKNVLELHPLDGRRYYIAVFMVGAYQEILGDLHNLFGDTDAVHVVVDDESGGYMVDHVVEGEDVKDVLTYVEYDQASLNEKVRKLAEDARRRGAISLEEATRLRARYKQGLWEYTYLIQDA from the coding sequence ATGCACGCCTGGACCATCCGCGACAGCCTCGAGCTCTACAACGTTCAGAACTGGGGACGCGGATTCTTCAGCGTCAACGACGCGGGCCAGCTCGAAGTGCGGCCGCGCGGCGAGACGGGCCCCGCGATCCCCCTTCCCGCGCTCGTCGAAGACCTGCGCCAGCGCGGTCTGCGCTCGCCGATGCTGCTGCGCTTCCCCGACATCCTGAACGCGCGCGTTAAGCGCATCGCCGACGCGTTCAGCTCGGCGAGTGCCGCCTACAGCTACAACGGCAAGTTCCGCGGCGTCTATCCGATCAAGGTGAACCAGCAGCGGCGCGTGGTGGAGGAGCTCGTCTCGTTCGGCGCCGAGTACGGCATCGGCCTCGAGGCGGGCAGCAAGCCCGAGCTGCTGATCGCGCTCGCGCTGCTCGACACTCCGAACGCGCTGATCATCTGCAACGGCTACAAGGACCGCGCCTACATCGAGACAGCCTTGTTGGCCCAGCGGCTCGGCCGCACGCCGGTGATCGTGATCGACCGCTTCCACGAGATCGAGCTCGTGGTGAAGGTGGCGAGCGAGCTCGGCATCAAGCCGCACATCGGCATCCGCGCGAAGCTGCAGTCCAAGGGCGCGGGCAAGTGGATCGACTCGACGGGCGACAAGTCGAAGTTCGGCCTCACCGCGAGCGAGATCGTCGATGCCGTGGAGCAGCTGCGCGCGAGCGACATGCTCGACTGCCTCGAGCTGCTGCACTTCCACATCGGCTCGCAGATCACCGCGATCCGCGCGCACAAGGACGCGCTGCGCGAAGCGACGCGCATCTTCGTGGGCCTGCACGAGCTCGGCGCGAAGCCGCGCATCCTCGACGTCGGCGGCGGCCTGGGCGTCGACTACGACGGCTCGCAGACCAACTTCCACAGCTCGAAGAACTACACCGTGCAGGAGTACGCGAACGACGTGCTCGCCTCGGTGCAAGAGGCCTGCGACGGCGCGGGCATCCCGCACCCCGACATCGTCACCGAGGCCGGGCGCTGGATGGTCGCGCACCACGCGCTGCTCGTGTTCGACGTGCTCGGGGCGAGCGAGGTGCGCATCGGCCGCAAGCCCGAGCCGATGAAGGACGACGACCCGAAGGTGCTGAAGGACCTGCACGAGGTCTGGTCGGGCGTGAACAAGAAGAACGTGCTCGAGTCGTTCCACGACGCGATGCAGATCAAGGAAGACGCCGCGACCCTGTTCAACGTGGGCCAGCTCGATCTGCGCGCGCGCGCGCGCGTCGAGCGCCTGTTCTGGGATTGCTGCGAGAAGATCCAGAAGATCGCGGCGGATCTGAAGGAAGTGCCGGAGGAGCTCGAGGAGCTCGAGAAGGGCCTGGCCGACACTTATTACGGTAACCTGTCCGTTTTCCAGAGCGCGCCCGACCACTGGGCGGTGAAGCAGCTCTTCCCGGTGATGCCGATCCAGCGCCTGCACGAGAAGCCGACGCGCCGCGCGATCATCGCGGACCTCACCTGCGACAGCGACGGCAAGATCGACCAGTTCATCGACCAGCACGACGTGAAGAACGTGCTCGAGCTGCACCCGCTCGACGGCCGCCGCTACTACATCGCGGTGTTCATGGTCGGCGCCTATCAGGAAATCCTCGGCGACCTCCACAACCTGTTCGGCGACACCGATGCCGTGCACGTCGTCGTCGACGACGAGAGCGGCGGCTACATGGTCGACCACGTCGTCGAGGGCGAGGACGTGAAGGACGTGCTCACCTACGTCGAGTACGACCAGGCCTCGCTCAACGAGAAGGTGCGAAAGCTCGCCGAAGACGCGCGCCGCCGCGGCGCGATCTCGCTCGAAGAAGCGACGCGCCTGCGCGCGCGATACAAGCAGGGGCTGTGGGAGTACACGTATCTGATTCAGGACGCGTGA
- a CDS encoding LLM class flavin-dependent oxidoreductase → MSLPLASELTYGFITTAANVEEAKRTAERAESQGWDSLWVGDHIAFTVPLYDPLIQLAMIGAFSQKLRLGTSVYLLPLRHAVPVAKQVATLDRMIGGRLEFGVGVGGEFANEYKACGVPLNERGARLTEGIELLRKLWTGAPVTHDGRFYPVANVQMLPPPAQRELPIHAGGRSDGALARIGRLCDGWISYVVTAEQYRAGLEKIEAAALAAKRELKRFHTGHLLFTLTKNSYEEALDGATEHLSRRYAMDFRRAAQRYAALGKPADVAARIAELQRAGVRSVIVDVVGRAEEREEQLERFAKEVRPLLGRNA, encoded by the coding sequence ATGTCGCTCCCCCTCGCGTCCGAGCTCACGTACGGCTTCATCACCACCGCCGCGAACGTGGAGGAAGCGAAGCGGACCGCCGAGCGCGCGGAGTCGCAGGGCTGGGACTCGCTGTGGGTCGGCGATCACATCGCGTTCACGGTCCCGCTCTACGACCCGCTGATTCAGCTCGCGATGATCGGCGCGTTCTCGCAGAAGCTCCGGCTCGGCACTTCGGTCTACCTGCTGCCACTGCGCCACGCGGTTCCCGTCGCGAAGCAGGTCGCGACGCTCGACCGCATGATCGGAGGGCGCCTCGAATTCGGCGTCGGCGTGGGCGGCGAGTTCGCGAATGAATACAAAGCCTGCGGCGTGCCGCTGAACGAGCGCGGCGCGCGCCTCACGGAAGGCATCGAGCTGTTACGGAAGCTGTGGACGGGCGCGCCGGTCACGCACGACGGGCGCTTCTATCCCGTCGCGAACGTGCAGATGCTGCCGCCGCCCGCGCAGCGCGAGCTGCCGATTCACGCCGGCGGACGCAGTGACGGTGCGCTCGCGCGCATCGGCCGCCTCTGCGACGGCTGGATCTCGTACGTCGTGACGGCGGAGCAGTACCGCGCGGGGCTCGAGAAGATCGAAGCCGCCGCGCTCGCCGCGAAGCGCGAGCTGAAGCGCTTCCACACCGGCCACCTGCTCTTCACGCTCACCAAGAATTCGTACGAGGAAGCGCTCGACGGCGCCACCGAGCATCTGTCGCGCCGGTACGCGATGGACTTTCGCCGCGCGGCGCAGCGCTACGCGGCGCTCGGCAAGCCCGCCGATGTCGCAGCGCGCATCGCGGAGCTGCAGCGCGCGGGCGTGCGCAGCGTGATCGTGGACGTAGTCGGGCGCGCCGAGGAACGCGAGGAGCAGCTCGAGCGCTTCGCAAAGGAAGTGCGGCCCTTGCTAGGGAGAAATGCGTGA